The genomic interval ACACCGGTCGGGCAACGCCTTCTTCAAGGCGTGATCGAGTGCGTGGCCGAGCGGGGCACGGCGCCCACACGTATTCGGGATATTACCAACGCTGCGGGCACGACCGAAGCGGCCTTCTACCGCTTCTTCACCGATCTGGAGCAGGCCGTGCTATATGTCATTCGCCAGTATTGGCGACGATTGAATCGTGTGGCAGCGGCTTATCGGCGAATTCAATCTGAGCCTATGCAACTTCTGGATCACCTGATTGGAGAGCTGTTGGTCTCTCACGCAGATGATCCGGAGACAGCCGAAGATGAAGCTAAGGTGTTTCGCATCGTGGTGCGTGAGATGCGTTCGCCAGAACTAAGCCAGAAGATTCTTGCCGATCCTGAATATCGCCGTTTCGTCAACACCTGTGTGGCAATCATTCGGTCGGCGCAACGTCAGGGGAAACTCTCCCAGAAGCTCAGTGCCAAGCTGCTGGGGGAACTGCTGGTTCCTGTTGTTCACAAGGTCCTCTTCTTGCAATCCGTCCGAGGGATTTATCACCCGACGGAAGCGGAAGCGCGGCAGGTTGTGTGGCGATTGCTGGGGCGTGAGCATCAGACGTCGGCAGGGAGGCGGAAAGCATAGCCTGCAACAGCGGTTTTCACAGGAATCGCCCCTATGCGATTGCTCGC from Blastocatellia bacterium carries:
- a CDS encoding TetR/AcrR family transcriptional regulator, yielding MKRALTPVGQRLLQGVIECVAERGTAPTRIRDITNAAGTTEAAFYRFFTDLEQAVLYVIRQYWRRLNRVAAAYRRIQSEPMQLLDHLIGELLVSHADDPETAEDEAKVFRIVVREMRSPELSQKILADPEYRRFVNTCVAIIRSAQRQGKLSQKLSAKLLGELLVPVVHKVLFLQSVRGIYHPTEAEARQVVWRLLGREHQTSAGRRKA